Proteins encoded together in one Drosophila albomicans strain 15112-1751.03 chromosome 2R, ASM965048v2, whole genome shotgun sequence window:
- the LOC117574707 gene encoding THO complex subunit 1, whose protein sequence is MSTQSAEAGGTTDTGSANFFALQASFESSLERAIDQNNVEQLVREYHKFRSNSEHDKRSPMDQAFREILMKRLGDDVESIGALVRLSVEAARADIVSNTIPVVLLGDTFDVVTLSRCEQIFRFVEELVEVWKEEVFFASCKNNLLRMCNDLLRRLSRTQNTVFCGRILLFLSKFFPFSERSGLNIVSEFNLDNFTEYGLDSKDHDDIDNKELEDTAEDIPLKIDYDLYCKFWSLQDFFRNPNQCYSKAQWKMFQMHAETILQSFSSFKLEDVRPHNDANSNSGVDNKVTDMDIDDNSISAAAALAVRKDTHFFAKFLTNPKLLALQLSDSNFRRAVLVQFLILFQYLQVSVKFKIDSYTLTTAQSDFIKETEQRVYKLLEETPPYGRRFARTVQHMLHREEMWNNWKNDGCKEFKKPEEAEINEDDAKPPPAKRSKRPLGDCLRDAARNGKFFLGNDNLTKLWNYSPDNLQACKSEQRNFLPMLETYLETPHDKNDPAFEWRALRLLARQTPPFSIPSQPSCKISDYLDVVRKRLTREKELVKQTSTASNNTTEHSNESGTNSAPTEQEHEASVALQEIEQLDVEDTEPVVEEVDEMPAHEKSLMVTRAHIDEVTPVIGEHWMKVGKKIGFSNDELLFFQMENPSASVACTKMLTNWIADDDDATLDNWAYMLEGLEMNKAADAVKAIIEREKAAAVQHTTTTPATTVTVGQSQESSASNDVEILSD, encoded by the exons ATGAGCACACAATCCGCTGAGGCCGGTGGCACTACGGATACAGGTTCGGCGAACTTCTTTGCTCTGCAGGCATCATTCGAG TCGTCGCTGGAACGGGCAATTGACCAGAACAATGTGGAGCAACTCGTGAGGGAGTACCACAAATTTCGCTCGAATTCAGAGCACGACAAACGCTCGCCCATGGACCAAGCATTCCGTGAGATCTTGATGAAGCGCCTCGGCGACGATGTGGAAAGCATTGGAGCCCTGGTTCGTCTCTCCGTAGAGGCTGCACGTGCGGATATTGTTTCGAACACTATACCTGTTGTGCTGCTGGGCGACACCTTCGATGTGGTTACGCTGAGCAGGTGCGAACAGATTTTCCGTTTTGTTGAGGAGCTCGTCGAAGTCTGGAAGGAGGAGGTCTTCTTTGCATCCTGCAAGAACAATTTGCTTCGCATGTGTAACGATTTGCTGCGCCGCCTTTCGCGCACACAGAACACTGTTTTCTGTGGTCGCATTTTGCTCTTTCTTTCAAAATTCTTCCCGTTCTCTGAACGTTCCGGACTGAACATAGTTTCCGAGTTTAATTTGGACAATTTCACGGAGTACGGACTGGATAGTAAGGATCACGATGATATTGATAACAAGGAGCTGGAAGATACCGCCGAAGATATCCCGTTAAAGATTGACTACGATttgtattgcaaattttggtcaCTTCAGGATTTCTTTCGCAATCCCAATCAATGCTACAGCAAAGCGCAGTGGAAGATGTTCCAAATG CATGCAGAAACAATTCTGCAGTCGTTCTCCAGCTTCAAGTTGGAGGACGTGCGCCCACACAACgatgccaacagcaacagcggcgtCGACAATAAGGTGACGGACATGGATATCGATGATAACTCGATATCTGCCGCGGCAGCTCTCGCCGTTCGCAAGGATACCCATTTCTTTGCCAAGTTTCTGACCAATCCAAAGCTACTCGCGCTGCAGTTATCCGACTCGAATTTCCGGCGTGCCGTCCTAGTGCAGTTTCTCATACTATTCCAATATCTGCAGGTTAGCGTCAAGTTCAAAAT AGATTCCTATACTCTAACGACGGCTCAGTCAGACTTCATAAAAGAGACGGAGCAGCGGGTCTATAAACTCTTGGAGGAGACGCCGCCTTATGGCCGCAGATTCGCGCGCACTGTGCAGCACATGTTGCACAGAGAAGAGATGTGGAACAACTGGAAGAATGATGGCTGCAAGGAGTTCAAGAAACCCGAAGAAGCCGAAATCAACGAAGATGACGCGAAACCTCCTCCTGCCAAGCGATCCAAGCGACCCCTTGGCGATTGTCTGCGGGATGCCGCACGCAATGGCAAGTTCTTCTTGGGCAA TGATAACTTGACCAAGCTGTGGAATTACTCGCCGGACAACTTGCAAGCGTGCAAGAGCGAACAGCGCAACTTCCTGCCCATGCTGGAGACTTACTTGGAAACGCCACATGACAAAAACGATCCCGCCTTTGAGTGGCGAGCATTGCGTCTGCTGGCCCGCCAGACGCCTCCCTTCTCCATCCCTTCGCAGCCGTCGTGCAAGATCTCCGACTATCTGGATGTTGTGCGAAAGCGTTTGACACGCGAGAAAGAGCTGGTGAAGCAGACGAGCACCGCATCGAATAACACGACGGAGCACAGCAACGAATCGGGCACAAACAGTGCGCCCACAGAGCAGGAGCATGAGGCTTCAGTGGCTCTGCAGGAGATCGAACAACTCGATGTGGAAGACACTGAGCCCGTTGTGGAAGAAGTGGATGAAATGCCAGCACACGAGAAGTCTCTGATGGTCACACGCGCACACATTGATGAGGTGACGCCGGTGATTGGCGAGCATTGGATGAAGGTGGGCAAGAAGATTGGCTTCAGCAACGATGAGTTGCTGTTCTTCCAAATGGAGAATCCCTCAGCTAGCGTGGCATGCACCAAAATGTTAACCAATTGGAttgccgacgacgacgatgccaCGCTGGACAACTGGGCCTATATGCTCGAAGGCCTTGAGATGAACAAGGCCGCCGATGCCGTCAAGGCGATCATTGAGCGCGAGAAAGCGGCTGCAGTgcagcacacaacaacaacgccagcaacaacagtaacagtcGGTCAATCGCAGGAGTC
- the LOC117573822 gene encoding progestin and adipoQ receptor family member 4 isoform X1 — protein sequence MDTAAAAAAAVVVDLRAETELSKSSASKLLNKPKPKPSAASYGAGVGVGVGVGIASSLSSELDISNCLGSTVESMSATPPTTPARCRNESGDTTGNIEALAHGIAMNGIKEAVGERERESCHQESSPLNSTTSTSSTNASTTTPTSALLTAPTTATPTLTSTPTATGTSTSTATALAITSTIATATQNTTATVAATVAATATMLTTSSSSKTTSIARQDNIDQLQLLHWQDMPKYLQFNPYVLKGYRPLQTFKGCLLSLFYWHNETINILTHAIPIFYILAIVPGLMPWDSGYKFLSFCHVFGSVAPWCGSFVYHLFMNIEKGENVYYTLLKLDMVGIWVSQSFGALPLVTATTLCFNPFLKWLIIVSYCLLSLWGLYKALTASSPWQRRLCFALPFAMRSVLTFLRIRGMVGGSHMALSHVYLQDGVSILGGAIGAMRIPEKWFPGLVDFYLNSHNIMHVLVVVAVYSMHKATIKDFEWMSTQTCNSLANATEESLVHLEL from the exons ATGGAcactgctgccgccgccgctgccgccgttgTGGTTGACCTGAGAGCTGAGACCGAACTCAGCAAATCGAGTGCCAGCAAATTGCTCAACAAGCCCAAGCCAAAACCGTCTGCCGCCAGCTACGGAGCAGGAGTAGGAGTTGGAGTGGGAGTTGGAATAGCTAGCAGCCTCAGTTCGGAGCTGGACATTTCCAATTGCCTGGGTAGCACTGTGGAATCCATGTCCGCCACTCCGCCCACGACGCCGGCTCGTTGTCGCAACGAGTCTGGAGACACAACGGGCAATATCGAGGCACTTGCTCACGGCATAGCCATGAATGGGATCAAGGAGGCAGTCGgcgagcgagaaagagagagttgTCATCAGGAGAGTTCACCATTAAATTCCACAACATCAACGTCTTCCACGAACGCTTCCACAACAACGCCAACGTCTGCCTTGCTtacagcaccaacaacagcaacaccaacactaACATCAACACCGACAGCAACAggaacatcaacatcaacagcaacagcactagcaataacatcaacaatagcaacagcaacacaaaacacaacagcaacagtagctgCAACAgtagctgcaacagcaacgatgTTGACGACAAGCTCGAGCAGCAAGACAACATCGATTGCCAGGCAAGACAACATcgatcagctgcagctgctgcactgGCAGGACATGCCAAAGTATTTGCAGTTCAATCCGTACGTTCTCAAGGGATATCGGCCACTGCAGACCTTCAAGGGATGCCTGCTCAGTCTCTTCTACTGGCACAATGAGACCATCAACATACTGACACATG cCATACCCATCTTTTACATATTGGCCATTGTTCCGGGACTTATGCCATGGGACAGTGGCTACAAGTTCCTCTCGTTCTGCCATGTATTTGGCTCTGTGGCACCCTGGTGCGGCAGCTTCGTCTATCATCTGTTCATGAACATTGAGAAAGGAGAGAACGTGTATTATACGTTGCTAAAGCTGGACATGGTCGGCATCTGGGTGAGCCAGAGTTTCG GTGCCTTGCCCCTGGTTACGGCCACAACGTTGTGCTTCAATCCATTTCTCAAGTGGCTGATAATCGTCTCGTACTGTCTGCTCTCGCTCTGGGGCCTCTACAAG GCTTTGACAGCCAGTTCGCCGTGGCAGAGACGCCTGTGCTTTGCGCTGCCCTTCGCGATGCGTTCGGTGCTGACCTTTTTGCGTATCCGAGGAATGGTGGGCGGCAGTCATATGGCCCTTTCCCATGTCTATCTGCAG GATGGCGTCTCGATATTAGGCGGCGCCATTGGCGCAATGCGCATACCCGAGAAGTGGTTCCCAGGTCTGGTTGACTTCTACCTGAACTCCCACAACATAATGCATGTGCTGGTCGTGGTGGCCGTCTACTCCATGCATAAA GCAACTATTAAGGACTTCGAGTGGATGTCCACTCAGACATGCAACTCGCTGGCCAATGCCACGGAGGAGTCGCTGGTGCATTTGGAACTATGA
- the LOC117573820 gene encoding neprilysin-1 encodes MRFASASVYYILWALLASCQWRLVTSGVYEGLNINTPLTHEIMRQAKSAAMRSYMNNDAKPCDEFYAYACGNYGRINPVMERVSSDILTTLNDGYVRRIGQLLNEPKMSTDSPTETRVKYFYESCVNTSRQPWNQRPFLIRLLKEFGGMPALEGTAWNASNFDAIEVMARLLKRFGKVTLINVEVSPGLSNTQINKIYLGQHSGLASKLSDQLKLQQSLEHLLGLSKENARKTAAEITELNAALLVGVVESSEKLPPGQMNHLRLLDEMTESYGQNLNLTQFVRSWLGNKYLLPVYHHGESYMWQLKKLLGTTPKRILANYLLSSLLNDFKLVPCAEKTAEMFPDFVDHMVYRSLEKQNPHIPGSLRHLWQELKVSFEKLLRSPSANWLDEQTLGEALLKLKSMSFSVRGADAPDFEKHYASLVISTADYFGNVQRVLEMRGRHLRDDLERPPNFKNYNKIELSPFYALLHNQVVIPASHMQHRYLFDDAYPMALKYGTVGYLLAHEMVHGFDDLASSLDAQGNLRDWWQKNTTEQFEQRKQCLVQQFSAITYNGKKLPRMKLQSENIADNAGVRIAHAAYVNWLQQQPTVDSDSETDSELLPRLSLTSEQLFFLALGQMSCSELRPERREAAAFISDGHAPNEVRVNAIMSNFDGFATAYKCPQGTPMNPTEKCVIY; translated from the coding sequence ATGAGATTCGCTTCCGCTTCCGTCTACTACATATTATGGGCATTATTGGCGTCGTGCCAATGGCGGCTAGTTACCTCTGGCGTTTACGAGGGACTCAACATCAACACTCCTCTTACCCATGAGATCATGCGGCAGGCCAAGTCGGCTGCCATGAGATCTTATATGAACAACGATGCGAAACCGTGCGATGAGTTCTATGCATACGCATGTGGTAACTACGGGAGAATTAATCCGGTTATGGAGAGAGTCAGCTCCGATATTCTGACCACCCTGAATGATGGCTATGTCCGACGCATTGGTCAACTGCTAAATGAACCCAAGATGAGCACGGACAGTCCGACGGAAACAAGAGTCAAGTACTTTTACGAGTCCTGCGTAAACACATCGAGACAGCCGTGGAATCAACGTCCCTTTCTCATCAGGCTGCTCAAGGAGTTTGGAGGAATGCCCGCTCTGGAGGGGACTGCATGGAATGCTTCCAACTTCGATGCCATCGAAGTGATGGCGCGACTGCTGAAACGTTTCGGCAAGGTAACGCTCATCAATGTGGAAGTATCGCCAGGATTGTCCAACACTcagattaataaaatatacctcGGACAACACAGTGGCCTTGCCAGCAAGCTCAGTGATCAGCTAAAGTTGCAGCAGAGCTTGGAGCATCTGCTAGGTCTTAGTAAAGAGAATGCTCGTAAAACTGCTGCGGAAATTACTGAACTAAATGCGGCATTGTTAGTTGGCGTCGTTGAGTCGAGCGAAAAACTGCCACCGGGCCAGATGAACCATCTCCGTTTGTTGGACGAGATGACCGAAAGCTATGGCCAAAACTTGAATCTCACACAATTCGTTCGCAGCTGGTTGGGAAACAAATATCTGCTGCCCGTCTATCACCACGGCGAGAGCTATATGTGGCAGCTCAAGAAGCTACTCGGTACGACGCCCAAGCGTATTCTGGCCAATTATCTGCTCTCCTCGCTGCTAAACGACTTTAAGTTGGTACCGTGTGCCGAAAAGACGGCAGAGATGTTTCCGGACTTTGTGGATCACATGGTATATCGCTCGCTGGAGAAGCAGAATCCCCATATTCCGGGCAGCTTGCGACATCTGTGGCAAGAGCTGAAAGTGTCCTTTGAGAAACTACTGCGCTCTCCCAGCGCCAACTGGCTGGACGAGCAGACACTTGGCGAGGCCTTGCTCAAGTTAAAGTCCATGTCCTTCAGTGTTCGCGGTGCAGATGCGCCAGACTTTGAGAAGCACTATGCTAGCTTGGTGATCAGCACTGCTGACTACTTTGGCAATGTGCAACGTGTGCTGGAGATGCGTGGGCGACATCTACGCGACGATTTGGAGCGGCCGCCGAATTTCAAAAACTACAATAAGATCGAATTGTCGCCATTCTATGCGCTGTTGCATAACCAAGTCGTTATCCCCGCCAGCCACATGCAGCATCGCTATCTCTTTGACGATGCCTATCCCATGGCCCTCAAGTATGGCACTGTTGGCTACTTGCTCGCCCACGAGATGGTACACGGCTTCGATGACTTGGCAAGCTCACTGGATGCTCAGGGCAATCTGCGGGATTGGTGGCAAAAGAATACCACTGAACAGTTCGAGCAGCGCAAGCAGTGTCTGGTACAGCAGTTCAGCGCGATCACCTACAATGGTAAAAAGCTACCCAGGATGAAGCTGCAGTCCGAAAATATTGCCGACAACGCTGGAGTTCGCATCGCCCATGCAGCGTATGTCAATtggctgcaacagcagccaacagtGGACAGTGATTCCGAAACCGATTCGGAGCTTCTGCCTCGACTGTCGCTCACCTCGGAGCAGCTCTTCTTTCTTGCCTTGGGCCAAATGTCGTGCTCAGAACTGCGTCCGGAGAGGCGTGAAGCAGCTGCCTTCATTAGCGACGGTCATGCTCCGAATGAGGTGCGTGTGAATGCCATTATGAGCAACTTTGATGGATTCGCAACGGCCTACAAGTGTCCTCAGGGCACGCCCATGAATCCCACCGAAAAGTGTGTCATCTATTGA
- the LOC117573822 gene encoding uncharacterized protein LOC117573822 isoform X2: protein MDTAAAAAAAVVVDLRAETELSKSSASKLLNKPKPKPSAASYGAGVGVGVGVGIASSLSSELDISNCLGSTVESMSATPPTTPARCRNESGDTTGNIEALAHGIAMNGIKEAVGERERESCHQESSPLNSTTSTSSTNASTTTPTSALLTAPTTATPTLTSTPTATGTSTSTATALAITSTIATATQNTTATVAATVAATATMLTTSSSSKTTSIARQDNIDQLQLLHWQDMPKYLQFNPYVLKGYRPLQTFKGCLLSLFYWHNETINILTHAIPIFYILAIVPGLMPWDSGYKFLSFCHVFGSVAPWCGSFVYHLFMNIEKGENVYYTLLKLDMVGIWVSQSFVQDHKLGNTK from the exons ATGGAcactgctgccgccgccgctgccgccgttgTGGTTGACCTGAGAGCTGAGACCGAACTCAGCAAATCGAGTGCCAGCAAATTGCTCAACAAGCCCAAGCCAAAACCGTCTGCCGCCAGCTACGGAGCAGGAGTAGGAGTTGGAGTGGGAGTTGGAATAGCTAGCAGCCTCAGTTCGGAGCTGGACATTTCCAATTGCCTGGGTAGCACTGTGGAATCCATGTCCGCCACTCCGCCCACGACGCCGGCTCGTTGTCGCAACGAGTCTGGAGACACAACGGGCAATATCGAGGCACTTGCTCACGGCATAGCCATGAATGGGATCAAGGAGGCAGTCGgcgagcgagaaagagagagttgTCATCAGGAGAGTTCACCATTAAATTCCACAACATCAACGTCTTCCACGAACGCTTCCACAACAACGCCAACGTCTGCCTTGCTtacagcaccaacaacagcaacaccaacactaACATCAACACCGACAGCAACAggaacatcaacatcaacagcaacagcactagcaataacatcaacaatagcaacagcaacacaaaacacaacagcaacagtagctgCAACAgtagctgcaacagcaacgatgTTGACGACAAGCTCGAGCAGCAAGACAACATCGATTGCCAGGCAAGACAACATcgatcagctgcagctgctgcactgGCAGGACATGCCAAAGTATTTGCAGTTCAATCCGTACGTTCTCAAGGGATATCGGCCACTGCAGACCTTCAAGGGATGCCTGCTCAGTCTCTTCTACTGGCACAATGAGACCATCAACATACTGACACATG cCATACCCATCTTTTACATATTGGCCATTGTTCCGGGACTTATGCCATGGGACAGTGGCTACAAGTTCCTCTCGTTCTGCCATGTATTTGGCTCTGTGGCACCCTGGTGCGGCAGCTTCGTCTATCATCTGTTCATGAACATTGAGAAAGGAGAGAACGTGTATTATACGTTGCTAAAGCTGGACATGGTCGGCATCTGGGTGAGCCAGAGTTTCG taCAAGATCATAAGCTAGGGAACACAAAGTAA
- the LOC117573821 gene encoding neprilysin-4 translates to MTRMMSRRNQNLLLVLTVCWTYILALPTDNAKTPLRDDFTTDYAKRIIQQSKVAEMKGMLDTSIAPCDDFYGYACGNWHRHNPAQFFHNIMTDTFQLISKGFDRRLHRLLQSGQMKSPLEEKVQVFYQTCAQVNSDDVQYKHALRNVYLEYGELPVLAGEQWNASKFDLWRTIAQVQHKYRKSIILDVKVMRDIKNNSVNQFYLLPTENNKVANSKILNIFEDASLAEKLQRYFGLNTQLAKQTAKQINQFERDRVAGISASEDSFEDSITLFTVSELDEIYRSFLNVTEFLGIVLGVDNVPDNIYVYGSDYLRNTMKLLQETQTSTLANYVLWQIIEEYLIDSPPEELNRWCAAKVRKYFAKLVDHMIYERYRTAESEDAVHNMWGEIRNVFRQHLSGDKLDWISNKTRQGAIEKLDRMQLLINAYDKEDFETYYSNVSMDQHNYVANIQQVLTAQSGWKMDVTDITGYTPAYDIMSNVITIPVALLQPHYLWDSKYPQALKYATLGYLLAHEMIHGFDNDNDASLWDMRSHYEFEERRKCFMAQYQKYKYGGINLPLTVDQTENIADNAGIKLAYIAYQRWLNEQPMEIVQKETFSGLELNSRQLFFLGFAQLWCDDVQSMFKSTVAMTDNHAPSMYRVIGSLSNFQEFSWVFNCSQQAPMDPEFKCAIY, encoded by the coding sequence ATGACAAGAATGATGTCACGTCGGAATCAAAATCTTCTGCTGGTGCTGACTGTTTGCTGGACTTACATTCTTGCTCTGCCAACAGACAATGCGAAGACGCCTCTTCGGGATGATTTCACTACGGACTACGCCAAGCGGATTATTCAACAGTCAAAAGTTGCGGAGATGAAGGGGATGTTGGACACAAGTATCGCTCCATGTGATGACTTCTATGGCTATGCTTGTGGCAACTGGCACCGCCACAATCCCGCTCAATTCTTCCACAATATTATGACGGACACATTTCAGCTCATATCCAAGGGTTTTGATCGACGTCTGCATCGACTGCTGCAATCCGGACAAATGAAATCGCCCCTCGAGGAGAAGGTGCAAGTCTTCTATCAAACCTGTGCGCAGGTGAATAGTGACGATGTCCAGTACAAGCATGCATTGCGTAATGTCTATCTGGAGTACGGTGAGCTACCTGTACTAGCTGGAGAACAATGGAATGCCTCCAAATTTGACTTATGGCGAACTATTGCTCAGGTACAGCACAAGTACAGAAAGTCTATCATCTTGGACGTGAAAGTGATGCGGGATATTAAGAACAACAGTGtgaatcaattttatttgctgccgACGGAGAACAACAAGGTGGCCAACTCCAAAATTCTCAATATCTTCGAGGATGCCAGTTTGGCCGAAAAGCTGCAAAGATACTTTGGACTCAACACTCAGCTGGCCAAACAGAccgcaaaacaaattaatcaattcGAGCGAGATCGCGTAGCTGGAATTTCAGCGTCAGAAGATAGTTTTGAAGACAGCATTACTCTTTTCACAGTCTCGGAATTAGATGAGATATACAGATCCTTCTTGAACGTGACAGAGTTCCTTGGCATAGTGTTGGGAGTTGACAATGTGCCGgataatatttatgtgtatggCAGTGACTATTTGAGGAACACAATGAAGCTACTCCAGGAGACACAAACTTCAACACTCGCCAACTATGTGCTCTGGCAGATCATTGAGGAATATCTGATTGACTCACCTCCTGAGGAGCTAAACAGATGGTGCGCTGCAAAGGTGAGAAAGTATTTTGCCAAGCTGGTGGATCATATGATATATGAGCGCTACCGCACTGCCGAGTCCGAGGATGCGGTGCACAATATGTGGGGCGAAATTCGCAACGTCTTCAGGCAGCATCTGAGTGGAGATAAGCTCGATTGGATATCAAACAAGACTAGACAGGGAGCCATTGAGAAGTTGGATCGCATGCAGCTCCTCATCAATGCCTATGACAAGGAGGACTTTGAGACGTACTACAGCAATGTCAGCATGGACCAGCACAACTATGTCGCCAATATACAGCAAGTGCTGACGGCACAGTCCGGCTGGAAAATGGATGTCACTGATATAACCGGATACACGCCAGCCTACGACATCATGAGTAATGTTATCACCATTCCGGTGGCTTTACTTCAACCGCATTACCTCTGGGACTCGAAATATCCGCAGGCCTTGAAGTACGCCACACTGGGTTATTTGCTGGCCCACGAGATGATTCATGGTTTTGACAACGATAACGATGCCAGCTTGTGGGATATGCGTTCACACTATGAGTTCGAGGAGCGACGCAAGTGCTTCATGGCccaataccaaaaatacaagtATGGAGGAATCAATCTGCCCCTGACCGTTGACCAAACGGAGAACATTGCAGACAATGCGGGCATCAAGCTAGCCTACATCGCCTACCAACGTTGGTTGAACGAGCAGCCAATGGAGATTGTTCAGAAAGAGACTTTCTCTGGCCTGGAGTTGAATAGTCGACAGTTATTTTTCTTGGGCTTTGCCCAGCTCTGGTGTGATGATGTACAGTCGATGTTCAAATCAACCGTAGCTATGACAGATAATCATGCACCCAGTATGTACCGGGTCATTGGATCTTTGTCCAATTTCCAGGAATTCTCCTGGGTCTTCAATTGTTCACAGCAAGCGCCCATGGATCCAGAGTTCAAGTGCGCCATTTActaa
- the LOC117573818 gene encoding neprilysin-1, with protein MKGICCVDIALALLCVSLVEGHLFSQSQLNTHIQLKEHLISQNNDSNYVQRVMRLAKSAEMRSYMQPELDACENFYEYSCGNWPKINPANDEAPRETNYQQLLTKGFYRKQQKLLEKPADEDIDDSAILKLKQFYASCLYYRQVPISRYHNQMLDIVTEFDLIMPALEKPEQRENVSSDFDWLAIVAQIKRKYGLDILLRLHQAPDVHNKTQIRLYVGQPPHLVVEPDPRAAEQRIAAQLKHQLRLETELAESTAHDIVELETELAKGMLNRPITALAQPRSISELASAYAPSFNLTRYVEMALQRRLLSNETLYEHVPSYQAHLVDVLNRTSPHVLANYIFQQLLLPFYYERSTQSSAVAQCLTITRKLFPQLLDQWVYRHYADAVSVGDIESLWENVKQSFSSIINNSTMDWLSADTRSLLLTQLNATRLLINSHAELNFTEIYNELQLETQDYFANLRNVLEYKQQHQLDQSNVQSNVPHYDAVNNLVVLPVSLLQPNILWSRHYPLALRYGSLGTVLAQQLAHSFDNRSGWDASTITEFNKRKACFKYQYERLRYDGEYLGASDLQDGNIADNAALQVAFLAYKSTLGETSLIPMTEKLPNLNLSAIRLFFLSYAQLWCNDANEQFRDKQSLLTTGIPNALRIQGALANFPAFASYFRCTSDSLMNPTKKCQMYALNTN; from the coding sequence ATGAAAGGCATTTGCTGTGTTGATATCGCGCTCGCTTTGTTGTGCGTGAGTCTTGTGGAAGGGCATCTATTCTCTCAGTCGCAGCTGAATACGCACATTCAGCTGAAGGAGCATCTGATCTCGCAGAACAATGACAGCAACTATGTGCAGCGTGTCATGAGACTGGCCAAGTCCGCGGAGATGCGCAGCTATATGCAGCCGGAGTTGGATGCTTGTGAGAACTTTTATGAGTACAGCTGCGGCAACTGGCCCAAAATTAATCCCGCCAACGATGAGGCTCCGCGTGAGACAAACTATCAACAGCTTTTGACTAAAGGATTTTATCGCAAGCAGCAAAAACTGCTGGAGAAACCCGCCGATGAGGATATCGATGATTCCGCTATTCTGAAGCTAAAGCAGTTCTACGCCAGCTGCCTCTACTATCGCCAAGTTCCCATTTCACGTTATCACAATCAGATGCTCGACATTGTCACGGAATTTGATCTCATCATGCCAGCCCTGGAGAAGCCAGAACAGCGGGAGAACGTGTCTAGTGACTTCGATTGGCTGGCGATTGTAGCGCAGATAAAGCGCAAGTATGGCCTCGATATTCTGCTGCGTCTACACCAAGCTCCGGATGTTCATAACAAAACCCAGATTCGACTTTACGTGGGTCAGCCACCTCATCTTGTTGTGGAGCCGGATCCAAGGGCAGCTGAGCAGCGTATTGCCGCTCAATTGAAACATCAACTGCGCTTGGAAACGGAACTGGCCGAGAGCACCGCTCATGATATTGTGGAACTGGAAACGGAACTAGCCAAGGGCATGCTCAATCGTCCCATAACTGCTCTCGCCCAGCCGCGTTCCATCTCTGAACTGGCAAGCGCCTACGCTCCCAGCTTCAATTTAACGCGTTATGTGGAGATGGCTCTGCAACGTCGGCTTCTAAGCAATGAGACTCTTTACGAGCACGTGCCCAGCTACCAAGCACATCTGGTGGATGTGCTTAATAGGACGTCGCCGCATGTGCTGGCGAACTATATCTTTCAACAGCTACTGTTGCCTTTCTACTATGAGCGGTCAACTCAGTCGTCAGCAGTGGCCCAATGTCTGACAATCACCAGGAAACTGTTTCCCCAATTGCTTGATCAATGGGTCTATCGACACTATGCCGATGCTGTCTCCGTGGGGGACATTGAGTCCCTATGGGAGAATGTAAAGCAGAGCTTCAGTTCCATCATCAATAATTCCACAATGGATTGGCTTTCGGCTGACACTCGTAGTCTATTGCTGACCCAGCTCAATGCAACCCGTCTGCTGATCAATAGTCATGCTGAACTGAATTTTACAGAGATCTACAATGAGTTGCAATTGGAGACGCAGGATTATTTTGCCAATTTGCGTAATGTCCTTGAGtacaagcagcagcatcaattgGACCAGTCCAATGTGCAATCCAATGTTCCACACTATGACGCTGTGAATAATCTTGTCGTGCTGCCCGTTTCTTTGCTGCAGCCCAACATTCTGTGGTCCCGGCATTATCCTTTGGCCCTGCGCTATGGCAGCTTAGGTACGGTACTTGCCCAGCAGTTGGCCCACAGCTTTGACAATCGATCTGGATGGGATGCGTCCACCATTACTGAGTTTAATAAGCGCAAAGCCTGCTTCAAGTATCAGTACGAACGACTGCGATACGATGGAGAGTATCTAGGAGCCAGCGATCTTCAGGATGGCAATATTGCCGACAATGCCGCCTTGCAAGTTGCATTCCTCGCATATAAGAGTACCTTGGGCGAAACGTCGCTGATCCCTATGACCGAGAAGCTTCCCAATCTTAATCTGAGTGCCATTCGACTCTTCTTCCTCAGCTATGCTCAGCTGTGGTGCAACGATGCCAACGAACAGTTCCGTGACAAACAATCCCTCCTCACAACAGGCATTCCCAACGCGCTTCGCATCCAAGGCGCATTGGCCAATTTCCCGGCATTTGCAAGCTACTTTCGCTGCACCAGCGATTCCCTCATGAATCCCACAAAGAAGTGTCAGATGTATGCATTGaatactaattaa